From the Cryptomeria japonica chromosome 2, Sugi_1.0, whole genome shotgun sequence genome, one window contains:
- the LOC131038372 gene encoding G-type lectin S-receptor-like serine/threonine-protein kinase SD2-5: protein MTELKSSFPCVSLLLVRLFIIICVSVSQNYASPSTTAYGSTAWRNNVQALDSWSLSGPVAGPVSVPVPITVRPILVSANVSQDGLFHSFGCGFLCYGTNCESYLFSTFLAIYSQTNANLLDIQMVWSANRDHLVQDNATLTLTSAGDLLLKDKDGSLVWSANSNISVAQAVSMKMEESGNLVVLNSSNGSLWQSFDHPTDTIVMGQKLLVGQKLVASVSDTNTSQGNFYASLLTDRFALFIDSNPPEPYYMFVRSPASSIRGYAEFDQDWLLFYVQPGSNPAPRFAIPKNSLFAKVDSEGHFRFYTFLSTTGKSSIDYFTDFTQDLSACDYPKVCGDYGVCTDGECSCPKGVNGDHAFVPVQESIPSSGCLPPNPLVCPVSDISTSFSTDSYFLEMDHVSYFTYEWGNDTIPDLITREACKILCLRNCSCTAAFFRYGGYANANFSHGYCYLETNVYSLRMNSKPTDDFYSSIAYLRIQPTPEGKDKHPVAIISACVAGGVIILLALLLLAWRCSREKQKEEDSMKLPGASAVRYSFKDLEIATDNFKTKLGNGGFGSVYEGVLSDGTKIAVKRLDRAGQGTSEFRAEVETLGGIHHLNLVRLMGFCAENSHRILVYEYLSNGSLDQWIFPRKGTSEKPVMDWNTRSKVALHTAKGLAYLHEECRERIIHFDIKPQNILLDQNFNAKVSDFGLAKLISRDESEVITMLRGTPGYIAPEWLSSHVTEKADTYSFGVTLIEIVSGKRNMQLTKPDYDLISLLQDKAEQRELADLVDPDFRGEEMEEALKMIELAIWCIHRDYRERPAMSTVVKALEGTIHSLPPAISSLSN, encoded by the coding sequence ATGACAGAGCTTAAATCCTCTTTTCCCTGTGTTTCTCTGTTACTTGTAAGATTATTCATTATAATTTGTGTTTCAGTATCACAGAACTATGCATCTCCCTCCACAACTGCATATGGAAGCACTGCATGGAGGAACAATGTGCAGGCTTTAGATTCATGGAGTCTTTCAGGGCCAGTGGCAGGGCCTGTGTCAGTACCAGTGCCAATCACAGTGAGACCTATTCTTGTCTCTGCAAATGTCTCTCAGGACGGTCTGTTCCACAGTTTTGGGTGTGGATTCCTCTGCTATGGCACCAATTGTGAAAGCTACCTGTTTTCAACCTTCTTGGCCATCTACAGCCAGACGAATGCAAATTTGCTTGATATTCAAATGGTATGGAGTGCAAACAGGGACCATTTGGTTCAGGATAATGCAACCCTGACTCTCACCTCCGCTGGAGATCTACTTTTGAAGGACAAAGATGGAAGCCTTGTCTGGTCTGCAAACAGTAACATTTCTGTTGCCCAAGCAGTGAGTATGAAGATGGAGGAATCTGGGAACTTGGTTGTTTTGAACAGCTCTAATGGAAGCCTGTGGCAATCCTTTGATCATCCCACTGATACAATTGTCATGGGCCAGAAGTTATTGGTTGGGCAGAAACTTGTTGCCAGTGTTTCTGATACCAATACAAGCCAAGGCAACTTCTATGCTTCTTTGCTTACAGATAGATTTGCTTTGTTCATAGATAGTAACCCACCTGAACCCTATTATATGTTTGTGAGAAGCCCTGCTTCCTCCATTAGAGGGTATGCAGAGTTTGATCAGGACTGGCTCTTGTTCTATGTCCAACCAGGCTCCAACCCAGCTCCCAGATTTGCAATACCCAAAAATTCTCTCTTTGCTAAAGTTGATTCAGAGGGGCATTTCAGGTTTTATACATTCCTATCAACAACAGGGAAGTCTTCTATTGACTATTTCACTGATTTTACACAGGATTTGAGTGCATGCGATTATCCAAAAGTATGCGGTGACTATGGTGTTTGTACTGATGGGGAGTGCAGCTGCCCAAAAGGAGTTAATGGTGACCATGCTTTTGTACCAGTCCAAGAGTCAATACCCAGCTCAGGTTGCCTTCCACCCAATCCTCTGGTATGCCCTGTTTCAGACATATCTACTAGCTTTAGCACAGATAGTTATTTTCTGGAAATGGATCATGTTTCATATTTCACATATGAATGGGGAAATGATACTATTCCAGATCTGATCACAAGAGAAGCCTGCAAAATCCTctgcctcagaaattgctcttgCACAGCTGCATTTTTCAGGTATGGCGGTTATGCCAATGCCAATTTTTCTCATGGGTATTGTTATCTGGAAACAAATGTCTACTCTCTGAGAATGAACAGCAAACCAACCGATGATTTCTACAGTTCTATTGCTTATCTCAGAATTCAGCCGACACCCGAGGGAAAAGATAAACACCCAGTTGCAATTATCAGTGCCTGTGTTGCAGGTGGTGTAATCATTCTCCTTGCTCTCCTTTTACTGGCATGGCGATGCAGCAGAgaaaagcagaaagaagaagactCTATGAAGTTACCGGGTGCCTCAGCTGTGAGATATTCATTCAAAGATCTAGAAATTGCCACAGATAATTTCAAAACAAAGCTGGGAAATGGAGGATTCGGATCGGTATACGAAGGGGTTTTGTCTGATGGCACAAAGATCGCAGTGAAGCGGCTTGACAGAGCAGGGCAAGGAACAAGTGAATTCCGCGCAGAAGTAGAAACACTGGGGGGTATTCATCATCTGAATTTAGTAAGATTGATGGGTTTTTGCGCAGAAAACTCCCACAGAATTCTTGTCTACGAATATTTATCAAATGGGTCTCTGGACCAATGGATTTTCCCCCGAAAGGGTACTAGTGAAAAGCCTGTAATGGACTGGAACACCAGATCAAAAGTAGCTCTGCACACAGCTAAGGGATTGGCATATCTGCATGAAGAATGCCGAGAGCGCATAATCCACTTCGACATCAAGCCCCAAAACATTCTTCTCGACCAAAATTTCAATGCCAAAGTCTCAGATTTTGGGCTTGCCAAGTTGATTAGCAGAGATGAAAGCGAAGTGATAACCATGCTAAGAGGAACACCAGGGTACATCGCACCAGAATGGTTGAGCTCCCATGTTACTGAGAAGGCCGATACATACAGTTTTGGGGTTACCCTCATAGAAATTGTGAGTGGAAAGAGAAACATGCAGCTCACCAAACCAGATTATGATCTGATTTCATTGTTGCAGGACAAAGCCGAACAAAGGGAATTAGCAGATCTGGTCGATCCAGATTTCAGGGGTGAAGAAATGGAGGAGGCCCTCAAGATGATTGAATTGGCAATTTGGTGTATTCACAGAGATTACAGGGAAAGACCCGCCATGTCCACAGTTGTCAAAGCATTGGAGGGCACGATTCATAGTCTCCCGCCTGCAATTAGCTCGCTCTCTAACTAA